The genomic region GATGAGCGAACGCCGCGCCTGTGGGCTCATCGGGATCCACCGAGCCACCCATCAGTATCGGAGCCGCCGCAAGGACGACAGCGAGCTGCGCGAGCGCATGCTCGCCATCGCCCGCGAACGTCCACGCTTCGGCTACCGCCGCGTCCACATCATGCTGCGGCGCGAGGGCTTCGCCGTGAACCACAAGCGCGTTTACCGCCTCTATCGTCTCGAAGGGCTCGCCGTTCGTAAGCGGAAGAGAAAACGCATCAGCACGACGCAGCGCGTGCCTCACCCGCTGCCGCAGCGCCCCAATCAGAGGTGGAGTATGGATTTCGTTTCAGACGGCCTGGGCTCGGGCCGGCGTTTCCGGACGTTGAATGTCGTGGATGACTTCAGCCGCGAGTGCCTGGCCATCGAGGTGGATTTCTCGCTTCCCGGCGCCCGTGTCGCCCGCGTCCTGGACGAGGTGATCGCCGTTCGTGGAAAGCCGGAAGGCATCACGATCGACAACGGGCC from Pantanalinema sp. harbors:
- a CDS encoding IS3 family transposase, with product MTPAAKRRAVLRLREEFKMSERRACGLIGIHRATHQYRSRRKDDSELRERMLAIARERPRFGYRRVHIMLRREGFAVNHKRVYRLYRLEGLAVRKRKRKRISTTQRVPHPLPQRPNQRWSMDFVSDGLGSGRRFRTLNVVDDFSRECLAIEVDFSLPGARVARVLDEVIAVRGKPEGITIDNGPEFAGNDLDKWAYANGIELRFITPGKPIENAFIESFNGRFRDECLNQHWFLSLKHARRLISAWKEDYNTVRPHTALGNVPPAEFVRRQKGAA